GCTAAATCAATTACTTCTTGTACGTTTGTAGATGCAAGAAGTGCAAATCCTGTTTGACGGCATGCCATAACGTCGGAATGGTCTCCAAAGATAGAGAGCGCATGGCTTGCTACTGCACGAGCACTTACATGAATAACACCAGGAAGTAATTCCCCTGCTACTTTGTACAAGTTAGGAATCATTAATAATAATCCCTGAGAAGCTGTAAATGTTGTAGTTAATGCTCCTGCTGCTAAAGAACCGTGGAAAGTTCCTGCTGCTCCAGCTTCGGATTGCATTTCAACTACTTTAACTGGTTGTCCAAAAATATTTTTTCTGCCATTAGCAGCCCATTCATCAACATGTTCAGCCATGGGTGATGATGGTGTAATTGGATAGATTCCAGCAACTTCTGTGAATGCATACGCAACATGAGCCGCTGCTGTATTTCCATCCATGGTCTTCATTATTTTTGACATCTTATTTCCCCCTTACGATGAAAAAAATATTTTACAATAATATGAGTATACAACATATTGCATACTCATATTATAGCACAGAATCTATATTAGTGAATACGAAATTTAATTTTTTTAAGTTAATTTGACGTAAAAAACCGATAAGCCCCTTAACGGCTTATCGGTTTTTTATTAAGCTTTAAATCCTCTGTTTGTATTTTCCATTACAGACTCATTTAAACTCCCTTTTCCATAGGTAAGTCCCGCATAAATTTGCTGTGCGTTTTCAATAACAGGACCTTTTCCTTCTTCAGTAGCTACAGCCTGTTTCCAGCCTATTAAAAGGGTATTTAGAAGTTTCTTTGCTTCTTCTAAAGGCTCTTCTTTTAAAGAAATATAACCTTTAATAATAGTTTTATTAATATATAGGTATAGTTCCATTAAATCTAATGAAATACTATAGGATAAATCTAAGGAATCCATTAATTCTCTCAGTAATTTTTGAGCCTTATCAATAGTTCTCTTAAATTTTTTCTCATCTTTTACCGCAAGTTGTTTTTGCGCTTCTTCTAGGGTTTCTATAATGATTTCATAGGTAATAATAATCAGCTGTCCCGGTGTTGCATTCGCAATCTGTGCGGTTCTATTTTCCATCATGGACTATCCCCTTTAGCCTTGAAGTAATTGTAAGATCTGCTGTGGTCTTTGATTTGCCTGAGCAAGCATAGCCATTCCAGCTTGAGAAACCACATTCTTTTGAGTGTATTCAGACATTTCCTGTGCCATATCCGCATCTTGAATTCTGGATAGGGAAGATGTCATGTTTTCTGCAGCTACATCTAAGTTCGCTACCGTATGTTCAAGGCGGTTTTGATATGCCCCGAGTTTTGAACGTACAGAAGAAATCATATTAATCGCCTCATCTACTACAGTGATTGCCTTTTGTGCTCCATCGGCAGTGGATAAATTAATTTTATCTATTCCAAGTGCCTGTGGAGATAAGTTTTGGATACGAATTTCCATAAACTGTCCTTCATTGGCTCCAATTTGTAAATCCAGCGGACCTGCATCCAATACATTAAATGCAACATTGCCTGCTTTCTTAGCTTCAAATTTCATCTCAAAACCATCAATATCTGTAACAGTAATGACTTGTCCTCTTGTTGAAACAGTTGCTGTTGATGAAAAACCGTCTTCAGCTGAAGAAATAGTAGCTTTGGCATCTTCTCCAGATACCTTTTCTGATTGAAGTCCTAAATGATCTAATAATGTTTTATTTGTCGAATTAATTGTTATGGAATATTCAGAACCATATTCTTTCGCTTCTAATTTCAAGTATGTTCCGTTATCAAACTTCGTTACAGCTCCAGCAGTTGATCCAGTATGTGCCGTTATATTAACACCTACTGTTTCACAAAGGTTTCTTAACTTATTAAACACTTCATCTGCTGTATCGCCTACCTCAATTTTTACTTCTTCCCCGTTAATATTAATTGTACCTGCATGTGCATCAGTAATAGGGAATGAGCCAAGATTTACAGCTCCAGTATTAGTAGCGAGAGCTTTTGTAGCAACATCAGTAATTACAAGGCTATAATTTCCCGGTTCTACTGTATCACTTAAAGATATAATATTAGCCACCGTTTCATCATTAGGGAATGCTCTTCTGTCAATTTCACCATTTAATAATTTTCTTTCATTAAATTCGATATGGTCTGAAATTCTTTGAATTTCATCTTGAAGCTGTTTAACTTCATCCTGAACTGCCCTTCTGTCCTGAGAATCATAGGTTCCATTGGATATTTGAACAGCCAATTCTCTAATTCTTTGGAGCATTGCATGCACTTCATTTAATGCGCCTTCTGCAGTTTGAATAAGAGAAATACCGTCCATGGCATTTCTATTCGCTTGCTTTAATCCTCTTACCTGGGTATCCATTTTTTGAGAAATGGCCAATCCTGCTGCGTCATCAGCAGCGCGATTAATTCTAAGACCTGTAGATAATCTTTCCATGGTCTTGTCCATTACACCATTTGTTCTACCTAATTGATGAAGAGCTCTAAGAGCTGGAATATTATGATTAATTCTCAAGTAAAACACCTACCTTTTATTATTTTTCTCTACATTATTTATCGACCTATTATTTAAATCCTTTAATGTTTTTTCTTCATTGACTTTTTGCCTGTCCATTTCATCAATAAAAGATACCATTTCAAAGGCTATTTTTAATAGCGCTGGCGGGATTTTTTTTTCTTCTTTTTTGTCCATATTTCTCTCCTAAATAATGATTTCAAAGCCTGAATCTAAATGTTTCTTGATTGGGATGAGCAAAGGATTCTTGTCAATATTTTCATTTACTTCTTCCTTAATTTGCCCTTTTACGACTTTGTAACCTATTTGTTCAATGGAGTTTCTAAGACTACCTTCCTGGGATTTAAGATAATCGGTAATTTCTTTCGACTCTCCGCTGATTTTAAAGTCTACATTTTTTTCATCCATATGAATATACATCCGAATAGTACCCAAATGTTCTGTATCCATGGATATAAATGCACTTAAGCCTTCTTTTTGTAATTGTTTTTCATTTTTCCTGTCTTTCATGACATAGATATTCATGTTTGTAATTTTATCGTTTATTAAAATAGGTATTTGATAAAATCCCTCTTGCTTTTGGATCTGTTTTTGAATATCCATTATTTTTTCGATATCGTTTCCCGTCTTCCATGCATTTTGTTTTTGCCCTGACGAGGAGTTGAGTAAATCTTCTTTTATCTCTTTTACTTTTTCTTTAACCTCATCTAAAACTTCTTCTACTTCTTTATCATTTTTTAGATCGTTTACGGCTTCTCTTATGATTTTATGAATATCTTCTTTTGCACTTGATTCTTTTATGATTTCATTGAGTTTTTCTAGATTGTCTCCAAATTCAAAAGGATTTTCGATCATAGAAGATACAATTTGTAAGTTTTTTATATTAACAGGAATTTGATTCTTCTCCATAAAAATAAGAGTAGCTTGTTTGACCTTCTTAAGACTGCCTATAGTATTCAGGAATTCCTTTATGTCTTCGTCGGTGACGGATGAAAAATCAGAAGCACTTTCTCCCAAGGCGTTTGGCAGGAAAGATTTTTTTATAAATTCTTCTTTGACATATTCTCTATAAATGGTTTCTAAATCCTCTTCCAGAAATTCAGGATTACTTTTTAACCATTCTTTTAATTGCTCCGGTGATGCCAGCTTAGAAAAATCTTCGACGATTCTTTCAAAATAATCTAATTTTATCATTTCTGTGGTTGCACCAAACTGAAGATTTTGCATTATCTGATTGTCCAGGTTTTTCAGGCTCAGGATATTTTGTTTTGTTACTTCGATATCGTTTTGCCTTAGTATTTTCCCATAGCGAATATTTTCCTTGGTTGTCTCTATTTCTGCTTCTTTGAGTACTGATTTTATTCGTTCTTCTTCGATTTCTTTTAATCTGGTTTCTTGGCTTCTCTCTACATTTTGATCCTTTAATCTCACTTCTTCATTACTCTGACTTGAGATGGCTCCTAAAATCTGTTCTTTGTATAAAGCTTCTAGAATCTTAGGAGTAATTACTTCTTGATTGGTATTGCTTATCTCTAATTTATTCAGAGCATTATAAATATTTATAATGCTTTCCTTTTGTTCCTTTGTTAATGCCATTGCTTTGTCTATTTGTCCCAGAAACTCTGTAAGCTCTTTTTGTAATGCTTCCTCTAATATATCTTCTCTTTGTGCTGCTGTTTCCCTTATATAGTCAATTGCTTGATTGATAGTTCTGATTCCTTCTTCATTATTAAGTCGAAGGTTTTCTTGAATAGACATAACCTGCATATCCATTTTTTTGAGTTCTGTGATATTTTCCTTTGTCACTTCTAACTTATTTTGCCTTAAGATTTTTGCATAGCGAATATTTTCTTTTGTTGGTTCTATTTCTGCTTCTTTTAATACGAGTTCTATCTGCTCTTCTATTTTTCTAATGTCTTCTTTAACTCTTAGCTCTTTCTCAATATTAGGCTCTTTTTGTTCTTCTGGTTGTCTTACATGATCTTTTACTTTAAGCTCTTTATTACTTTCTAGGCTTTTATCCTTTAATGTCACTTCTTCGTTGCTTTGATTGGATATTTCCCCTGATATTTGTTCTTTGTATAGATCCTCCAGCACTTTAGGGGTTATAACTCCTTGATTTTTATTAGATATTTCTTTCCCTCCAAATGCTTTTTCCAGCTGAGCTTTAATGCTTTTTTCAGGGAAATTAAGTTCTTCTATAACTCCAAATTTATCATCTATGGATACATCCATATCTTGTCTTCTGCCACCGGTTCTGGCAAGATATTTTGCCCCTTCCATCAGGTTGTTTAATGTTAAACTCATGTTGTTTTTCATTAACCATCCGATTACTTTACCATTACTTTTTTCAATGGTATGAAGCATACGATAAATACCTATCATACCTTCTCTTTCTTCCTGTGTCAGGGCTTTGTCTTCATCCATTTGCAGAATAAACTCATTCAATTTATCCCGAACATCAGAACCCAGTATCTCTTCAAAATCTTTAATATAGTCTATGACTTCGTCTATGGGGATCTGATCCGGTCTAAAGCCCTCTTTGATCATTTCTGCTGCAATCGTAGGATGAAGATTTGCACCGACATAGTTCACTTTTTCATCCAGAAGTTTTAAATGAAGGATGTTTTCCTCGGTGACATCGATAGCGTTTTGAATTAATATTCTTGCACATCTTATGTTTTCTTTAGTAGGTTCGATTTCTTGGTCTTTAAGTAAAGTTTCTATTTGGTTTTCAATTTTTCTTATGGTATCTCCAAATCTTTGCTCCGGCTTTGTGTGCATTTCTTCATACGCAGATACTGCCGTCTCAGCTTTAAAAGGTTCGATGATTTCTTCTTTTAGCTGTTCTTTATATAAATCATCAATAATAAAGTTAATTTCTTTTTTGATTACCTTAGGCAGGACTCTCTCATCCAGCTCTTTAATACCTTCGATCTTTTTATAGAGTGCTTCCAGCTGCTCTATATTTTCTTTTGAGGGTTCTGCCCCTGCTTTTTTAAGACAATCACCATAATACTCCTTTTCTAATGCTTTAAGCTCTTCAACCACTTCTTTAAGCGGTGCTGTATCAATTTGTATTTTTTGATTCAGTTTAACAGCAGCTTCTAAAGTCATTTTCAATCGTATTTCTTCTAATTGTCTTTTCGCAGTAATAAAGCTTGGATTTTGTTCTATACTTTCTTTCTCTAACTTTACTTCATCCTTTATTTCACTGCCTTTTTCTCCCCTAAGATTCTTAAGATTGATAGGCATATTTCTTTTAATTAATTTCTTAATGTCTTCGTCATCTATTTCCTTTATATCTTGAAGAAGCTGTTTCATTTCTTCATGGGTTAAAGGTTTTTCTACAGGGCGGTATTGATGGTCTATAAGTTCAATTTTTCCCGGATTTTTATTTTCTTTTAAGAGCTGTGCGCTCTGATCCAACAAATCTTCTTCATTGATCCGACTTATTTGTCTCTTTAATGTAACAATGGCTTGAACTTTTTCTTTATCTACTTCAATATGATTTTTTATTAAAATTTCTGCTGCTTCTATATATTCTTCTTCCGTAGGAATTTGTTGAGCCTTTAAAAGAGATATGATTTCTTCTTTGGTAACCTCGAAATCCACAGGCTCAAAATGCATCCCCACATCTTGATAAGGGGATTTAGATTTTGTTGAAGGTTCTTCTTTGCCAGAAGAAAAAACAGATGCATATACATTATTAAGGGTAGCGGGTAAGTCTCTTTTAATGAACTGAGCAATGGCTTTATCATCCATTGTTTTTACTGTTTCTATTTTCTCTTGTACTAAGATTAAAGAATCAATATTTTTCTTAGTAACAGGCAAATCATTTTCAAGTAAAGCTTTAACTGCTTTTTTAATATTCTTTTCTTCATGATCGATATAGTTCTTTAATTCTTCTTCTATTTCTTTATCTGAAATCTTTTGTTTAGTTCTTCCACTTTTTGAGAGAAATCTGGTAACAACATCAATGGATATCTTTTCAATGTCGTATGGGCTTTCAAGAAGTTCTTTAACCTCTTCCCTCGTCATTGTATTGATGAGTTGATCGATTTGTTTTTTTGCCTGAATGACTTTATCAAATATTTCTTTTTCTACTGTAACGCCATTTTCTATCATCTTTTGTGCAATTTCAATATTTTGCTCAGAGATAGGGATGGCTTCTTTTCTTAATATAGATTTAATTCTATCATACTGTTTTATTGGTCGTATCTCTTCCTCTTCCATAGGCTTTAAGCGAACTTCACCCTTAGAGATACTTTCTACCTTAAGTTTAAGAGTGCTTCCTTCTTCCCCTAACTTTTGGCTCGTTTTTACTTGCAGCTGATTTCCTTCTATTTCTATAATGGCTGTATTTTCTTCACAGGAAATAATCTTTCCTTCTAATACATCTCCCTGCTTCCAATCCCTTGGCATGGAGGTACTAACATCTATTTCGTTTTGTCTAATCACTAAATCCCTATTCTGTACTGAAGCGATCATAGCATCCTCTCCTGCTTGTTTACTACTATACATTTCGGCTGATTGGAGAAAAATATTTAGATTGAGAAAAGGCAAGAAAAAAACATCTACTTGAGCAGATGTTTAATGAAGAGTTCTAATATATGAAGTTAATTAAATATTAAATTTTTGTGTTTCTACCTGAAGAGCTTGAGCCATCATATTTAAAAATTCTGTTTCTTCTTCAATCTGTTGCGAATTCGTTACTGTTTCTTGAACAGCCGCTGATACCTGTTGTGAACAAGCTGCCGTTTCTTCAGATACGCTTGCAATATTTTCTATTGCTGTAACCATTCTGTCTCCATATTGTTTCATATCTTCAATATAAACAGAAATCTCAGATGTCTTTTTATCAATGGTTTCAAAGGAATTAAATATTTCTGCAAAAACCTCTTTAACCTGGGTAAATGCTGTATTTTGTGATTCATTGGCAGACTTTACATTATTCATTGCCGCAACGGTATATTCACTTTGGCTGCTAATATTTGCAATATTCTCCTCCATTTTTTTCGCAAGAACTCCAGAAGACTCTGCTAACTTTCTGATTTCATCGGATACAACCGCAAAGCCTCTTCCTTTCTCTCCTACTCTAGCAGCCTCTATGGCAGCATTCAATGCCAATAGGTTTGTTTGGTCAGAAATTTGAGTGATACCGGATAACATATGGCTTATTGCCTGTACCTGCTCATTAAGATATAAAATGGACTTTTCAATATCTTGCACTGCCTGTCCGCTGATACTATTCTTTTCTTCCATCTGCCTTACGGCTTCATTACCCTTTTCGTTTTCTTTTGTAGCATTAGTGAATAGCTTTCTCATTTCTATAGAAGATTGCTGCAGCTTACTCAACTGTTCCGCAAAAGAATTAACCATTTTAACACAGCTTTCTGTCTCATGGGTTTGATCTACTGCACCTTTTGCAATTTCGTCAATTGCATTTGCTACTTCTTCTATGGATCGAGTATTTTTTTCTGTATTTCCTTTTAATCGTTCAACAATGCCCTCTACTTCTATAAGCACATTGTTTATATTTGTTGTATATTCCTCTACATGCTTAGGAATATGGTTAATCCCGTCCAATATGAATTGAATCTCATTTTTTGGTTTTTTGTTATTTGTATTTTCAATTCCGTTTCCATATTGCATTTCTTTAACAGCCTGGATTACCTTTTTTAAAGGCTTAACTGATAAATATACATAAATGCTTTGCAGAATATATCCAATACATAAAAGTACGATGCTGATAATAAAATTGCGAGAAACCAAATAGACTAAAATTGAGATCAACAATGTCACACTTGAAAGAAGATTAATTCGGATCCATAATGGCCACTTCATACTATTCTCCCCCCACTATAATAAGTTATGACACCTAATTAATTCATCAAAATCTTCTGTCCTTTGTAAATATTATAAACTATTTGCTGCTGCTGATTCAAGTGCCATTATCTGCTTGATACTGTTATTACATGAAAGAAAAGCATATGCTTACTTAAGGCATATGCTTTTCTCTTAGCTTGGATCGCTAGAGATTAAAATAAGTGAATTTTTTCATTGGTGTCTAAGAATCTTTCAATTTCATCCGATGTTGCAAATTGTAATACCTGCTCTGCAATGGCTTTCATCTCTTCTTTAGAATGCTGTTGAATCATCCATTTTACTTCCAGAACGGAGGCAGGATTCATACTGAATTCGTCCAGTCCCAGGCCTATTAATACAGGTACTAATTTCGGATCCGATGCTGCTTCACCGCACATGCCAACCCAGATATTTTCTTTATGGGCTGCATCAATAATGTTTTTAATACTTCTTAATACGGATGGGTTATATGGGCTATATAAATGAGATACATGAGGGTTTAAACGGTCTACAGCAAGGGTATACTGAATGAGGTCATTGGTTCCAATACTGAAGAAGTCAACATGTTTTGCAAAGATATCTGCAAGTAATGCAGCGGAAGGAGTTTCAATCATCATTCCTACTTCCAAACCTTCATTAAATGCGATACCTTCATTACGGAGGGATTCTTTGACTTCCTCTAAAATTTGTTTTGCGTAAACTAATTCCTCAAACACCGATATCATAGGAAACATGATTTTAATATTTCCAAATGCACTGGCTCTTAAAATAGCTCTTAACTGTGTTTTGAATAAATCAATTCTTCCTAAACAGAATCTAATAGCACGGCAGCCTAAAAAAGGATTCATTTCTTTTGGAAACTCTAAATAACTTAACTCTTTATCTCCGCCAATATCAAAGGTTCTTATAACTACTGGCTTTTGTTTCATCCTTTGAGCAACCGTTTTGTAGGCATTGAACTGCTCTTCTTCTGAAGGAAAATCATTCCTGTTCATATATAAAAACTCTGATCTAAATAATCCTACACCATCTGCATTCTTTTCAATTACACGATCAACATCGGCTGGTTTTCCAATGTTACAAGCAATTTCGAGGCGAACATTGTCTTTTGTAATTGCTTCGCTATTTTTAAGCGTTGCAAATAATTGAAGACGTTTCTCAAATCTTTCTTTCTTTTCTTTAAAAAGCTCTATGGTTTTTTCATCCGGATTTATAAATACTTTTCCTTCTGTACCATCAAAAGCTACAATATCTCCATGTTTAACCTGCAATGTAATGCTATCCAATCCTGCAACGGCAGGAATTTCTAAGGATCTTGCCATAATAGCCGAGTGAGAAGTCTTTCCTCCCTCTTCTGTAATAAAGCCGATTACCTTATCCTTATCCATCTGTGCAGTATCAGAAGGAGTTAAATCCTTTGCAATGATAATAGCTGGTTCTTTAAGAAGCACAAGGCTATTATCCTCAATTCCTGATAAATTTCTTAGCATTCTCAAAGTAACGTCTCTTATATCCAGAGCTCTTTCTCTGAGATATTCATTATCCATTTCTTCGAAAATTTTAATATATGTGTCACTGGCTTCTTTTAACGCCCATTCAACATTTTTGTTTTCTGTACGGATTTTATCATATACACTCTCAAATAATTCCTGATCTTCTAAAATCATTGTATGAGCAGCAAAAACTTGAGCTTCATGTTTTCCTACCTTTTCTAAGGCGTATTCGTACAGTTCCTGTAATTGTTGTTTGCTTTTTTCAATGGCATCTTTAAATCTTGCTATTTCACTTTCTGTATCCTGTATTGTCTCATTTTTGATTTCAATGGTAATGTCTTCTTTTAAAAATACTCGGCCGATAGCTATTCCGGGTGATACTCCAACTCCCTTAAGAAAGTTCATGCAAATCCCCCTTATTCGCCAAACTTGTTATCTACTAACTTTTTAAGTTCCTTTACAGCTAAGTCCTCATCTTCACCTTCTGCTGTAATCAATAATTTATCTCCTTTTACTCCACCCATACTTAATACGGATAAAATACTCTTGGGATTATACACTTTATCTTTGTTTCCATTCTTGTACACTTTAATATCTGATTTGAACTTAAAAGCAACTTTTGAAAAAATACTAGCAGGTCTTGCGTGTAATCCTTCATCATTAGTGAGTACTACTTCTACTTGTTTCATATTTAGCCCTCCCATTATTTATTGTTATTGAATACTTTTGTGCTCTAATAAATAAGCTTCAGCTTCTGCTGACCATAATCCATTATGCTTTTCTACTATTTTAGCAAGTTCAGCAAAGAATGGATCGGTTTTGCCCTTTTCAGCAAAATCTTCTATAGCGGTTAATTCCATGTCTACGTTTGAATAGGTTAATTTTTTACCACCTGGAATATTTGGCAGGTTTAGTATTGTGTCTGCAACGCAGTTAAGACCTCCAACATGGGTAACCATAACGGCAGGATTGATTAATCCTTGAGCAGACATTCTTAAGGATTCAAGCATATCGTCTGCATTTCCTCCAGTAGAGCCCATAATGTGGGTTGGAGTATAATGAATGTTATAGAAGTTTACCTCTGCTTTGAATTCAGTGTCTGTAGGACCTGCAAAGAAGTTCATACATCCGTCTTTCCCTAAAATCTTATCCCCTTGTTCAACAAGTGCTCTAACCGGTGCATATACGAATACGTCATCATATCCTGTTCCACCAGTAAGGTCTATTAAGTATTTAGCTGGATCGTCTAAATTCTTCGTATTCACAAAGATAAGATCTATTCCGTCTTTCTTTGCTTCTTCCGGTGGGAATAATTGTTCTGCTCTTTTTAAACGATTATCATCGATATCTGTAACTACCAGTAAAGAAGGTCTTCTATCACAGTGAAGAGCATAGTCAATTGCACCAAGTCCCATAGGACCTGCCCCTGCAAGGATAGCTGTCTTTCCACCTTCTACGATTCCCATATGGTGAACATACTTACCTGTTTCTGTATGATAATTGGCATGGAATCCTCCTATGATACATGACATAGGCTCTGCTAAGGATGCTTCGTAGAAGCCTTTTCCTTCGTATTTTAACAGGTATCCTAATTCCATTACTTCAGGAGGAATAATGGTATAAGTAGTATTTCCACCAAAGAAACGATAAGAATATCCAGGAGCATAAGGGCTTCCTTTATAGTTTAGTGCGGGCTGAATTGCAAATTTGTCACCAGGTTTAAATTGGTCTTGCCATTTAGCACCTACTTGTACAATAATTCCTGCAAACTCATGTCCCATAATCGTAGGATTTACATCGATGTCATCAGGAACACGCTTATGCTTTTTCCCTTGAATTACAGCTTTATATGTTGACATACATACACTATCTGAAATTACTTGTGC
The genomic region above belongs to Defluviitalea saccharophila and contains:
- the ptsP gene encoding phosphoenolpyruvate--protein phosphotransferase, with protein sequence MNFLKGVGVSPGIAIGRVFLKEDITIEIKNETIQDTESEIARFKDAIEKSKQQLQELYEYALEKVGKHEAQVFAAHTMILEDQELFESVYDKIRTENKNVEWALKEASDTYIKIFEEMDNEYLRERALDIRDVTLRMLRNLSGIEDNSLVLLKEPAIIIAKDLTPSDTAQMDKDKVIGFITEEGGKTSHSAIMARSLEIPAVAGLDSITLQVKHGDIVAFDGTEGKVFINPDEKTIELFKEKKERFEKRLQLFATLKNSEAITKDNVRLEIACNIGKPADVDRVIEKNADGVGLFRSEFLYMNRNDFPSEEEQFNAYKTVAQRMKQKPVVIRTFDIGGDKELSYLEFPKEMNPFLGCRAIRFCLGRIDLFKTQLRAILRASAFGNIKIMFPMISVFEELVYAKQILEEVKESLRNEGIAFNEGLEVGMMIETPSAALLADIFAKHVDFFSIGTNDLIQYTLAVDRLNPHVSHLYSPYNPSVLRSIKNIIDAAHKENIWVGMCGEAASDPKLVPVLIGLGLDEFSMNPASVLEVKWMIQQHSKEEMKAIAEQVLQFATSDEIERFLDTNEKIHLF
- a CDS encoding methyl-accepting chemotaxis protein, yielding MKWPLWIRINLLSSVTLLISILVYLVSRNFIISIVLLCIGYILQSIYVYLSVKPLKKVIQAVKEMQYGNGIENTNNKKPKNEIQFILDGINHIPKHVEEYTTNINNVLIEVEGIVERLKGNTEKNTRSIEEVANAIDEIAKGAVDQTHETESCVKMVNSFAEQLSKLQQSSIEMRKLFTNATKENEKGNEAVRQMEEKNSISGQAVQDIEKSILYLNEQVQAISHMLSGITQISDQTNLLALNAAIEAARVGEKGRGFAVVSDEIRKLAESSGVLAKKMEENIANISSQSEYTVAAMNNVKSANESQNTAFTQVKEVFAEIFNSFETIDKKTSEISVYIEDMKQYGDRMVTAIENIASVSEETAACSQQVSAAVQETVTNSQQIEEETEFLNMMAQALQVETQKFNI
- a CDS encoding zinc-binding dehydrogenase, whose amino-acid sequence is MKTRAVRLYGVNDLRLEEFELPEIKDDEILAQVISDSVCMSTYKAVIQGKKHKRVPDDIDVNPTIMGHEFAGIIVQVGAKWQDQFKPGDKFAIQPALNYKGSPYAPGYSYRFFGGNTTYTIIPPEVMELGYLLKYEGKGFYEASLAEPMSCIIGGFHANYHTETGKYVHHMGIVEGGKTAILAGAGPMGLGAIDYALHCDRRPSLLVVTDIDDNRLKRAEQLFPPEEAKKDGIDLIFVNTKNLDDPAKYLIDLTGGTGYDDVFVYAPVRALVEQGDKILGKDGCMNFFAGPTDTEFKAEVNFYNIHYTPTHIMGSTGGNADDMLESLRMSAQGLINPAVMVTHVGGLNCVADTILNLPNIPGGKKLTYSNVDMELTAIEDFAEKGKTDPFFAELAKIVEKHNGLWSAEAEAYLLEHKSIQ
- a CDS encoding flagellar export chaperone FliS, with the protein product MMENRTAQIANATPGQLIIITYEIIIETLEEAQKQLAVKDEKKFKRTIDKAQKLLRELMDSLDLSYSISLDLMELYLYINKTIIKGYISLKEEPLEEAKKLLNTLLIGWKQAVATEEGKGPVIENAQQIYAGLTYGKGSLNESVMENTNRGFKA
- a CDS encoding DUF6240 domain-containing protein, with amino-acid sequence MIASVQNRDLVIRQNEIDVSTSMPRDWKQGDVLEGKIISCEENTAIIEIEGNQLQVKTSQKLGEEGSTLKLKVESISKGEVRLKPMEEEEIRPIKQYDRIKSILRKEAIPISEQNIEIAQKMIENGVTVEKEIFDKVIQAKKQIDQLINTMTREEVKELLESPYDIEKISIDVVTRFLSKSGRTKQKISDKEIEEELKNYIDHEEKNIKKAVKALLENDLPVTKKNIDSLILVQEKIETVKTMDDKAIAQFIKRDLPATLNNVYASVFSSGKEEPSTKSKSPYQDVGMHFEPVDFEVTKEEIISLLKAQQIPTEEEYIEAAEILIKNHIEVDKEKVQAIVTLKRQISRINEEDLLDQSAQLLKENKNPGKIELIDHQYRPVEKPLTHEEMKQLLQDIKEIDDEDIKKLIKRNMPINLKNLRGEKGSEIKDEVKLEKESIEQNPSFITAKRQLEEIRLKMTLEAAVKLNQKIQIDTAPLKEVVEELKALEKEYYGDCLKKAGAEPSKENIEQLEALYKKIEGIKELDERVLPKVIKKEINFIIDDLYKEQLKEEIIEPFKAETAVSAYEEMHTKPEQRFGDTIRKIENQIETLLKDQEIEPTKENIRCARILIQNAIDVTEENILHLKLLDEKVNYVGANLHPTIAAEMIKEGFRPDQIPIDEVIDYIKDFEEILGSDVRDKLNEFILQMDEDKALTQEEREGMIGIYRMLHTIEKSNGKVIGWLMKNNMSLTLNNLMEGAKYLARTGGRRQDMDVSIDDKFGVIEELNFPEKSIKAQLEKAFGGKEISNKNQGVITPKVLEDLYKEQISGEISNQSNEEVTLKDKSLESNKELKVKDHVRQPEEQKEPNIEKELRVKEDIRKIEEQIELVLKEAEIEPTKENIRYAKILRQNKLEVTKENITELKKMDMQVMSIQENLRLNNEEGIRTINQAIDYIRETAAQREDILEEALQKELTEFLGQIDKAMALTKEQKESIINIYNALNKLEISNTNQEVITPKILEALYKEQILGAISSQSNEEVRLKDQNVERSQETRLKEIEEERIKSVLKEAEIETTKENIRYGKILRQNDIEVTKQNILSLKNLDNQIMQNLQFGATTEMIKLDYFERIVEDFSKLASPEQLKEWLKSNPEFLEEDLETIYREYVKEEFIKKSFLPNALGESASDFSSVTDEDIKEFLNTIGSLKKVKQATLIFMEKNQIPVNIKNLQIVSSMIENPFEFGDNLEKLNEIIKESSAKEDIHKIIREAVNDLKNDKEVEEVLDEVKEKVKEIKEDLLNSSSGQKQNAWKTGNDIEKIMDIQKQIQKQEGFYQIPILINDKITNMNIYVMKDRKNEKQLQKEGLSAFISMDTEHLGTIRMYIHMDEKNVDFKISGESKEITDYLKSQEGSLRNSIEQIGYKVVKGQIKEEVNENIDKNPLLIPIKKHLDSGFEIII
- a CDS encoding flagellin — translated: MRINHNIPALRALHQLGRTNGVMDKTMERLSTGLRINRAADDAAGLAISQKMDTQVRGLKQANRNAMDGISLIQTAEGALNEVHAMLQRIRELAVQISNGTYDSQDRRAVQDEVKQLQDEIQRISDHIEFNERKLLNGEIDRRAFPNDETVANIISLSDTVEPGNYSLVITDVATKALATNTGAVNLGSFPITDAHAGTININGEEVKIEVGDTADEVFNKLRNLCETVGVNITAHTGSTAGAVTKFDNGTYLKLEAKEYGSEYSITINSTNKTLLDHLGLQSEKVSGEDAKATISSAEDGFSSTATVSTRGQVITVTDIDGFEMKFEAKKAGNVAFNVLDAGPLDLQIGANEGQFMEIRIQNLSPQALGIDKINLSTADGAQKAITVVDEAINMISSVRSKLGAYQNRLEHTVANLDVAAENMTSSLSRIQDADMAQEMSEYTQKNVVSQAGMAMLAQANQRPQQILQLLQG
- a CDS encoding HPr family phosphocarrier protein; protein product: MKQVEVVLTNDEGLHARPASIFSKVAFKFKSDIKVYKNGNKDKVYNPKSILSVLSMGGVKGDKLLITAEGEDEDLAVKELKKLVDNKFGE